TGTTCTCTATTAAATAAGAAATCTGATTTGTGCAGCATGTTAGTAGGATAgtggtattttaaagtgtcagaaacagtaacagactggaacaagaaCAACCAGTGGTTTTTTACCTACTAGTTCTACCAAACAAAGcaggcattttctttgtgccactTTTCAAGGACATGGAATAATCAGACCTGCAATAttcatgttggacaggtctcccgtgaaaaagagatcgatgatctcaatgggaccacgattttgtcagtctcacaaCGGTATCGAGACATTTGTTTATCacgatattcgatatatcgttacatccctaccaCAAATGCATCACAAACAAAAATGTGAAAAGCAAAAGCCATATTTTCTTTGTCACTCTTCTCACGAGGTTCTAGATCTCTGCATTAAAATCCTTCATatattaggcttgtttgagacacattgcggctcggctcgaaagtagacgagagtagccgatcgcagccgggggaggtgtcaaaaagctcgtcttaagtcggacagctcggactcggagtcggcttgactggctgggtttggaatggcggaaattccatttgacccactgtagacaaaggtgatctccattgctttatataggtgtgttaattcagtcatgatgatgaaccacaccagtgactgggttccatcattagaaatgctcctccctcttaatgtttgcaaactgataggtggacaggctacagaGGATCagtccttcagatccgcacacatgaagcttcatgagctgaactgaacagacctgctgctgtgttaactctttagctgccactttaagctttatgatgtgtacaacatggatgtcatttgatttaatcttgccattttaaatgatgtattcaataaataaggttaaaccaaatcattacattacaatagattgtattttaatgatttggtttaacttaaagagaagctttattgttattgcacagattacaggtactgagacaacgcaatgcagtttagcttctaaccaggtgcaacaagcagtgaagtggaaagtaatgtacacaatctacagtgtgtattaatacactagatatcagcctgagagcagtatgaacagtgtgtattaatacactagatatcagcctgtgagcagtatgaacagtgtgtatgaatacactagatatcagcctgagagcagtatgaacagtgtgtattaatacactagatatcagcctgtgagcagtatgaacagtgtgtatgaatacactagatatcagcctgtgagcagtatgaacagtgtgtattaatacactagatatcagcctgtgagcagtatgaacagtgtgtatgaatacactagatatcagcctgtgagcagtatgaacagtgtgtattaatacactagatatcagcctgagagcagtatgaacagtgtgtatgaatacactagatatcagcctgagagcagtatgaacagtgtgtattaatacactagatatcagcctgagagcagtatgaacagtgtgtatgaatacactagatatcagcctgtgagcagtatgaacagtgtgtattaatacactagatatcagcctgagagcagtatgaacagtgtgtatgaatacactagatatcagcctgagagcagtatgaacagtgtgtattaatacactagatatcagcctgtgagcagtatgaacagtgtgtattaatacactagatatcagcctgagagcagtatgaacagtgtgtatgaatacactagatatcagcctgagagcagtatgaacagtgtgtattaatacactagatatcagcctgtgagcagtatgaacagtgtgtatgaatacactagatatcagcctgagagcagtatgaacagtgtgtattaatacactagatatcagcctgagagcagtatgaacagtgtgtatgaatacactagatatcagcctgtgagcagtatgaacagtgtgtattaatacactagatatcagcctgtgagcagtatgaacagtgtgtattaatacattagatatcagcctgtgagcagtatgaacagtgtgtattaatacactagatatcagcctgtgagcagtatgaacagtgtgtattaatacactagatatcagcctgagagcagtatgaacagtgtgtattaatacactagatatcagcctgtgagcagtatgaacagtgtgtattaatacactagatatcagcctgagagcagtatgaacagtgtgtattaatatgctaagatatataaagtatgaaaacggtaagcagtataatataaaatatatagatattaatttcatgatgataaacattgtggaacaatgatgaaaaatgggaatggatgtggcgacgtaaaactgacacaaaacaacaacaaacttttgccagccaatgggagagcttcatcagcagcacgtggtaaaacccaccaatgagcgctcagctcgagataccagcgagccgtttcccatcaagcatttcgcttccgcagctcgtggagagcaactgcgccaactcgcctcgcctcgctctcaaggctgcgggcgtctttgtcccgcgagatttcaaagtctcatgtgggcgagactccagagcaagtcggacaaaatgactaaccatcatgcaacgcactagcaagacgttgatcgcaactgcgcaggtctgcgcaggtcttgcttgtctcaaacaagcctattgtcTCCCTCTCTGCAGGAGGAGGAGCCTAAATTCCCCACCGTGGTGCCGGCACGAGACTTCGACCCGGAAAAAGACGCTACCCGGATCGACAACGCCATCAAGACTAAAGGTGAGAGGAATTAGAAACGTAGAATTTATGTAACTGTAGTCTGCCGTCAACAAACATCAGGCCTTCATTCCAGAACCCATTTTTGTCTGTGGGAAACTAACAGTGCTGGTTACACCACTGAGtagtttaaagagtcctctcctgctgatgttcaggtgtatatcagtatgtagtgtatctactttaaagagtcctctcctgctgatgttcaggtgtatatgagtgtgtagagtctctactttaaagagtcctctcctgctgatgttcaggtgtatatcagtatgtagtgtctctactttaaagagtcctctcctgctgatgttcaggtgtatatcagtatgtagtgtctctactttaaagagtcctctcctgctgatgttcaggtttatatcagtgtgtagtgtctctactttaaagagtcctctcctgctgatgttcaggtctatatcagtatgtagcatctctactttaaagagtcctctcctgctgatgttcaggtgtatatcagtatgtagtgtctctactttaaagagtcctctcctgctgatgttcaggtttatatcagtgtgtagtgtctctactttaaagagtcctctcctgctgatgttcaggtgtatatcagtatgtagtgtctctactttaaagagtcctctcctgctgatgtccaggtgtacatcagtatgtagtgtctctactttaaagagtcctctcctgctgatgttcaggtgtatatcagtatgtagtgtctctactttaaagagtcctctcctgctgatgttcaggtgtatatcagtatgtagtgtctctactttaaagagtcctctcctgctgatgtatatcagtatgtagtgtctctactttaaagagtcctctcttgctgatattcagttgtatatcagtatgtagtgtctctactttaaagagtcctctcctgctgatgttcaggtgtatatcagtatgtagtgtatctactttaaagagtcctctcctgctgatgttcaggtgtatatcagtattagtgtctctactttaaagagttctctcctgctgatgttcaggtgtataacagtatgtagtgtatctactttaaagagtcctctcctgatgatgtgcaggtgtatatcagtatgtagtgtctctactttaaagagtcctctcctgctgatgttcaggtgtatataagtatgtagtgtctctactttaaagagtcctctcctgctgatgttcaggtgtatatcagtatgtagtgtctctactttaaagagtcctctcctgctgatgttcaggtgtatatcagtatgtagtgtctctactttaaagagtcctctcctgctgatgttcaggtgtatatcagtatgtagtgtctctactttaaagagtcctctcctgctgatgttcaggtgtatatcagtatgtagtgtctctactttaaagagtcctctcctgctgatgttcaggtgtatatcagtatgtagtgtctctactttaaagagtcctctccttgctgatgttcaggtgtatatcagtatgtagtttctctactttaaagagtcctctcctgctgatgttcaggtgtatatcagtatgtagtgtctctactttaaagagtcctctctgtcTGCAGGAGTGGACGAGCAGACGGTGATCGACATCCTGACGAGACGCAGCACGGAGCAGCGGAGAGAGATCGCCTTCGAATATGAACGGATTGCTAAGaaggttaaccctaaccctaacccttctcAATTCCCCAACATTTAGCATGACCTTattttcatatttaaacataacatgccagaaaacttgtaatataaAAAATGATTGTGTTATTGTCAGTACTGAAGTTTCACGTAGATATCTATCAGTACATTTCCCCCCCATTGACCTGCTGTGTTGTATTGTCCCAGGATCTGAGTGTGGCCCTGAAGGGGGCGCTGTCCGGCTCTTTGGAGGCTCTGCTGCTGGGTCTGATGAAGAGCACCGCTCAGTACGACGCCTCGGAGCTCAAAGCCTCCATGAAGGTCAGACATGTTTCCCCTCTAAACCCGGGGGGTCAAACTCTATTTCATCGTGgtccacattagcattatggttgcaatCATAAAGGTccagttgtaactttaagactatataaatatacatatatataaattaaatgtattatatcacattattgcctctgcattggattattatctgatagagtaataacttcataattaactacgtctgaaagcagaagtctagggcaaataattgcaagtctcttcagtgagaatgtcacaaaatgatttaaaaagaagttCTGGAAAAAAAGTAAAATTGTGAGAAATAAGGCACATTTGAGATGTTCCCCCTTCTGGCCGCGGGGGCCCTATGCATCTGCACAGTCCGCCTATAGGAAGAAACGGCCctgggtgtgtgtatgtaaatgtgtacatatatatgtgtatagcATTTTGTTTGTCTGTGTGAGTATTCAATCACGGAATtatctttttttactttatcGTGCAACTGGATAACTAACGGGCGGGCTAAAAAACCATTATGCAGAACATACATCAGGGTCTACCCCACCATCTACTGGGTGAATTCGGTACTGCAACAGAACAACACCGGACCCTGAAGAACAACTTCCTAAACAAATGATTAGAGGAGCACTTTAATGCGAGATCGACCTTTGGAAACTCTGCATTTTCCAAATGATATAGAGATTACACATTTTTACTTAGCAGTTAAAAGATGCTTTACAGTCGATtatgttaaaggtagggtatgtaagtttgagaaaccggcttgagtgctctagaatttgaaaatacacggcCGGCGAAAATccgccacttccttatagagcccctcctccaacgaacgcgcacatgaccaatgagggcacgagataagtttgtgcacagatggaaggctgacaggcaggtaggccatccagttactttagccggctcagatgattggtcgtgctttttacagcgctacggcttccacagatggattttctttatggattttttgtcaaagcatttcagatattcattgctatcgggatgttaagagcattccatggaatataaccagtgtatctcgagccggtttctcaaacttacataccccacctttaagataagTTAAACCAGGGGATCCCAACCTGTGGACTGCGgcccccctagtggtccgcggAGGCATCGCAAGTGGGCGGCCAAATAATTTGCAAGACATTATGATTTGTGTTGAAatattttcattattattacgTTCCCAATTGGCTAGGTGCCTCACACGACTCGCCCCCCTCGCTGTCACTACCCTCTCCTTTAGCAAGGACATTAGGCACAGTGAGCTCAGCTTGAGCATGCAACACCAGAGAACCCCTTTCCACCAACTCATCCACCACCAAAGCCGGTAATTCCTTTTTTCTCATTTGCCTATTCACTGCGAGATTGAAATGTTGCGCTATCTCATATAAGTCGTCTCTACGACACTGAACTAACTGCTCAGGAGAAGGACAGACCAAAAACGACTCCAAATCAAAAGTTGCCATACTCAGCTAAACTGCACACAACCGTACACATTTTTTTCcagcaataaaaaaacacttgtaACCCCAGGAATTAAGTTATAGATCCCGGATGATCCCCCACGTCTTACGTTCCCAATTGGCTAGGGGGAACAAAagggaaacgacacgaccagaGTAGTATTGGTATAGTTAtaggtgatttattgtaaattgcagcggtaaacaaaatggcaggcaggcagcctgaaacaaacaaaagggccaaaagggcacaggttgacagataaccaaactaagggaggactcaaaaggagtctaaaggcatacaggtaaaataaatactaatataCTAAATACTGAacgaaacaaaacctcacttcaaGAGTGGTAGAACTAACAAATGGAGtctacacaaaacacacagctaAACTAAAAGCAACAGTCACAAATCCTAACAATACTCTAAACACTAACTaacctactctacactctactaaCACACAATATCACACGGAGATAAACACACAAGATGAACCACAGAATGATGAGCAAACtgcgagaggcgtctgttccctcagcagagcctccagagtgaggGTTGTCCCCAGCTTTGTAGTCctctccagcaggtgtgcgctggGCTTGCACAGGGATTGGAGAATGTcgggcccggcgtgctccaatcagtttcctcggaagtggaccaggagaTGACAGCCAATGATATTggggcaaccacacagctcatttacataatcccacacacagctgaaaacactcaggCAGATTAATGAGCAGACAGACAGCATCCGTAACAATTATTAAGATTTTTTAAATTTGAACctctttcctttctctttcttgaccctccttagcaacggtcattacagtccttgacagcggtctgttctactggattaacaacgtgtcacatgttctgaatcgaccaatcagaactttatttagcctctgtattgtttatggttgaatgtgggacatttttctgcaggaaaagttattttacttttgatgaaaaacatattttaccaATGAAAAAGCTCTGACAGAATAACATTGTTATATAATAGCGTTTTTAATATTAAACATGAAGTCttacctgtgtgtgtttgttttcaggGCCTGGGGACGGACGAGGAAACGCTCATCGAGATGGTCTGCTCGAGAAACAACGAGGAGCTGCTGGAGATAAAGAGGGTTTACAAAGAGAGTACGTTTATCTCAAATACAGAAcaacatttattatattttaaatgctaaaagcTCACATTACGTTAGTATTGTTGCCTACACTACAAccaatattacaataattataatactgTGAGACTAAAGTGGCCAATCTAACAGAGGAGGTCAAGTTAAACTGTCCATTGAATAATCTGTCATTTTGATTTAATTGTTTGTAAGTATGCAGTGTTTTAATTAAATTAGCATGACTAATGTTTGCCAATTTAACATTAACTTGCATATCTAATTGAACCATTACCAAAACAGGATATGTGAAATTCTTTATTTTACATATGAATTAACACATTTTACAATTCAAATGTGAAGTATTTAAAATTGCACTGTGAATCACGATAAATATGCTCTCTTTGGTTTAATTTACTTGATAACCTAAAGGTCAATATTATTGATCCAGTAATCTTTTCAATAAGTAACTTTGGGTatcattatatataatattgcaATACTCAATGACATACAAAGATAAAACATATTATCCATAATACACTTTGTAGTTTAAGAGTAAAATTACAAATACGTCAAATTGGAGTAATTCAAAATTATATATAATTTTGTATCAAGATATTTTATCAATAAATGATTATGATATATGACTATCGCTATATAAATGACATTTCATGATGGAAAATGTTCTGTACAGCTTTACTCAGAGTGGCTAAGTTAGCTAAAAGCTAAAGTAACATATCGTTATCAGTTTAGAATAAAATTACATTGAACGATCGATGAGCTTTACTATTAGTATCAACTATAAACATCCAGCTAGTTAGCTTCGGTGGCTAATATTAGGTACATCATACTGTACATTGTATTTAACttattacgttttttttcataatgTGCACGTCTTTTTCTTTCTGTCTGCAGTGTTTAAGAAGGAGCTGGATAAAGAGGTAGCTGGAGACACTTCAGGAGACTTCGCTAAACTGATGCTAGCGCTGGTTCAGGTAGCTCGATGCTAACTGTAAAGACCTTTGTAtaattgtcattttagtatCTGGGTAATATAAAATACTTACAAACATACTGCACGTTTTGACCCTTCTGTCAGGCTATATGGTATATTAAGGTTAAAGTCTGCATTCACAccagccttgtatagtccggttgaatggaaccctggtgcgtttacccgcttggtgcggttcgttTGGGTCGGTGGTGTGAAGGCaatccgagacctctgaagtgaaccaaccaaccggactctggtccgcctaAAAGAGGTGGCCTCGGAGCGCTTGCaagtgaactctggagcggttcatcgctGGTGTGAATGCAGTCTGCACagaaacataggaagcgtagtatttacgagTCACAAGAACACGATGTCTTccaaatctttagcgaaagagtctttcaagacatccgcggttgtttagttaaagagtgaagcagaatgaagtgttgaacagtatCGTGTAAAGTCAAAATGCTCCGTCAACTACATAAAAgcaagaacacctgtcgtcggtgaaacgccctcctctgcagaacgtctctcattatgttataatgtttaacggacgttgtcggATTATATAATCACATGCGCtggccgctagtgtctgttgatctccagattaacagcagcatgagaataacctgctgaAAGTGctgatgctccatggcggaggctctggtagaaattgccgggatttgcgtttttacccccttaatgtctgaccaatggttgaacagcatttccgtgcacatgacttgtgtttaaagtttatagtccgtttgagttttgccgtgtgaacgcaaaccgaaccttctgaacaATGAAACAAtgacaaactgtggtctggtgcgcaccagagagcggactattaggtgtgaatgcgacCTTAAGCACGCTGAAGGAAAACCCAGGTTGGTGTTTGACTgtaatttaaacattttaaaccACTAATatgcattttctttgttgaCATGTAGACAAAGAGAGATGAGCCGTCTAACGTggtggactatgagaagatcgaCGAGGACGCCAGAGTGAGTGAAACACCTCAGAGTTCTTCCttaaaacatattattcaaaaacatttgatttctggagtaaaaacaatttttttatgTTCTTAGTGTGAATTTCTTTCATGATCAAACACTCagttattgattttttttttttgtgcggGATTTAATTCATTAACTAACCCTAAGCAATACAGAAATCTCACCTTTCTTATAACCTAAGTAATATGACTCTTAATTCTCTCACCTCAGTGTCTGTATGAAGCCGGGGTTCAGAGGAAAGGCACCGACGTGGCCGTCTGGATCTCCATCATGTCCCAGAGGAGCGTCCCCCACCTGCAGAAAggtcacacaggcacacacacacacacacacacacacacacacacacacacacacacacacacacacacacacacacacacacacacacacacacacacacacacacacacacacacacacacacacacacacacacacacacacacacacacacacacacacacacacacacacacacatacatacatacatacatacatacatacatacatacatacatacatacatacatacatacatacatacatacacacattttaCATTGTGTGGTGGAAATGTACTGTCTTTTAAGGGATCCTGTTCGTGACGCCAAATGGTGTTGGTAGTTTAAAGAGACAaactaataaataataatacaatggTGAGGAAACCTTTTCCGTTAAACTGAAATGAAGTTTATTGGAAAAAGACAGTCTTTTAGGGAGTTTATTCTAGCAATAAGTGGCAAGCAGTGTCCTCTATAAACATTCATAAAACAATATGCTttaagtttgtgtgtgtgtgtgtgtgtgtgtgtgtgtgtgtgcagtgtttgAGCGCTATAAGAGCTACAGTCCCTACAACATGAAGGAGAGCATCAGGAAGGAGGTGAAGGGCGACCTGGAGAAATCCTTCCTCACTCTGGGTAAAGAACACCACAGTGTGATCATTATATTCACAGTAGTGCATGTGAGGGCGGCGTGGGAGGAAGGGGATACTGATTTGAAACATCTTTGTAAATGTTT
This DNA window, taken from Pseudochaenichthys georgianus unplaced genomic scaffold, fPseGeo1.2 scaffold_296_arrow_ctg1, whole genome shotgun sequence, encodes the following:
- the LOC117442106 gene encoding annexin A2-B-like, translating into MALVSEFLGQLTLSYGGEEEPKFPTVVPARDFDPEKDATRIDNAIKTKGVDEQTVIDILTRRSTEQRREIAFEYERIAKKDLSVALKGALSGSLEALLLGLMKSTAQYDASELKASMKGLGTDEETLIEMVCSRNNEELLEIKRVYKEMFKKELDKEVAGDTSGDFAKLMLALVQTKRDEPSNVVDYEKIDEDARCLYEAGVQRKGTDVAVWISIMSQRSVPHLQKVFERYKSYSPYNMKESIRKEVKGDLEKSFLTLVECFENRQLYFANRLNEAMKSKGAKEKVVTRIMVSRCEVDLMKIRSEFKKTHKRTLYQTIAEHTKGDYQKALLSLCGGDD